The region GCGGCCTCTCCCGGAACGCGTTCGGAAAGCCCATTGCGACCCTCGGCAAGAACACCGAGGACATCGCGAAGGCACGGATCGAGATCGAAGCCATGCGCATGATGGTCCTGAAGGCCGCGAAGGCCATGGACGTGCTCGGCAACTCCGAGGCCCGCGTCTGGGTGAGTGCCATCAAGGCGATGGTGCCCGTGCGCGTCTGCGAGATCATCGACAAGGCGATCCAGGTGCACGGTGCCACCGGTGTCTCCCAGTGGACGCCGCTCGCGGAAATGTACGCGAGTCAACGGACGTTGCGTCTGGCGGATGGCCCGGACGAGGTCCACTGGTTCGTCGTGGGGCGCGCCGAACTCGCCCGCTGGTCCGAGGCCGGCGCCAGCGACTACAACCCGAAGGAGAGCTTCCTGGAGAAGGAGCCGACGGGAAAGATGTTCACGGGCCCCTGAGCCGGGCGAGGCAGGACGTCTTCAGGAGCAGACGTTCGCATGAAGATCGGGATACTGGGACTGAAGAAGATCAACGGTTTTCTGTTGTAGGATTGCTTCTTCGCATGGCAACCCAATCCCGAGGAGAGGCTTCGTGGGCGATCGTGTCCAGCTCGAGATCGACGAAGGTGTCGCCCACGTCCGCATGAACCGGCCGGAGAAGAAGAACGCCCTCGGTGCGCGCCGTCGTGCTCTCCGGCGCTGGAGATTCCTTCTGCTCCGGCCTCGACTTCTCGAGCTTCAGCGACATGGCGAGCGGCGAGCTCGACGCCCAGAGCGACGCCATTCAGGAAACAGCCCGCGACCTCAGCTCCAGCGGCGCGAACCGTGCGCAGCAGCTCGCATGGCGGTGGCAGGAGCTGCCGGTACCGGTGATCGCAGCGGTCCAGGGTGCCGCCTACGGCGGAGGCTTCCACATCGCTCTCGGCGCCGACATCCGCATCGTCGCCCCCGACGCCCGAATCGCCTTCGTCGAAATCACCTGGGGCCTCGTTCCGGATCTCTCGGGAACCCAGGCGCTGCGCCGTCTCGTCCCTCTCGATGTCGCAAAGAAGCTGATCTTCAGCGGCGAACCGATTTCCGGCGAGCGAGCTGTCGCACTCCACCTCGGTACCGAGC is a window of bacterium DNA encoding:
- a CDS encoding enoyl-CoA hydratase (Catalyzes the reversible hydration of unsaturated fatty acyl-CoA to beta-hydroxyacyl-CoA) — translated: MRAVVLSGAGDSFCSGLDFSSFSDMASGELDAQSDAIQETARDLSSSGANRAQQLAWRWQELPVPVIAAVQGAAYGGGFHIALGADIRIVAPDARIAFVEITWGLVPDLSGTQALRRLVPLDVAKKLIFSGEPISGERAVALHLGTELADDPLQAAFTLAQTLACRSPDAIREAKRLLNSSGLVPLAEGLANEFEASARLMGGKNQIEAVVARLQKRDPCFSDPD